The following coding sequences lie in one Methanohalophilus levihalophilus genomic window:
- a CDS encoding formate--phosphoribosylaminoimidazolecarboxamide ligase, with protein MITKREIADILNSYNTDELSIATVCSHSSLQIFDGARKEGFKTIGICIGKPPRFYDAFPKAKPDEFIVVDSYEEIMDIAPLLQEKNAIIIPHGSFVEYMGANKFLDFGVPTFGNRAVLDWESDRDKEREWLESAGIHMPRLVEPEDINGPVMVKYHGAKGGRGFFVAKNYDEFLANIDKSQKYTIQEFIVGTRYYLHYFYSPLKTEGYKLSKGTLEMLSMDRRVESNADEIFRLGSPRELEEAGVYPTYVVTGNVPLVARESLLPKIFALGEMVVEESLSRFGGMIGPFCLETVFTDQLEIKVFEISARIVAGTNIYTNGSPYSDMIEENLSTGRRIAQEIKMAAKLNKLEEIVS; from the coding sequence ATGATTACAAAGCGGGAAATAGCTGATATTCTTAATTCGTATAACACCGATGAACTTTCTATTGCAACAGTCTGTTCACATTCCAGCCTCCAGATTTTCGATGGAGCACGCAAAGAAGGTTTCAAAACCATCGGAATCTGCATAGGAAAACCCCCGCGATTCTATGACGCTTTCCCAAAAGCAAAACCTGATGAGTTCATCGTTGTTGACAGCTATGAAGAAATTATGGATATTGCCCCCCTGCTTCAGGAAAAAAATGCAATCATTATTCCCCACGGTTCCTTTGTAGAATATATGGGAGCTAACAAGTTTCTTGACTTCGGCGTGCCTACCTTTGGAAACCGTGCGGTTCTGGACTGGGAATCAGATCGGGATAAGGAAAGAGAATGGCTTGAAAGTGCAGGTATTCACATGCCGCGCCTTGTCGAACCCGAAGATATCAACGGCCCTGTCATGGTGAAATATCATGGTGCCAAGGGTGGAAGAGGATTCTTTGTCGCAAAGAACTATGACGAATTCCTTGCCAACATTGACAAAAGCCAGAAGTACACTATCCAGGAATTCATCGTAGGAACCCGCTATTACCTTCACTACTTCTATTCCCCGCTTAAAACCGAAGGGTACAAGCTGAGCAAAGGTACTCTTGAAATGCTCAGCATGGACAGAAGGGTAGAATCCAATGCAGACGAAATTTTCCGTCTGGGTTCCCCAAGGGAGCTTGAAGAAGCAGGTGTTTATCCAACATATGTTGTTACCGGAAATGTCCCGCTCGTTGCAAGGGAATCACTGTTACCCAAGATTTTCGCGCTTGGTGAAATGGTAGTTGAGGAATCACTCTCCAGATTTGGTGGAATGATTGGTCCTTTCTGCCTTGAAACAGTATTTACGGATCAGCTGGAAATCAAGGTATTCGAGATCTCCGCCCGCATTGTAGCAGGCACAAACATTTACACAAACGGCTCTCCTTATTCCGATATGATCGAGGAGAATCTCTCAACAGGTCGCCGTATTGCGCAAGAAATCAAAATGGCAGCCAAACTCAACAAACTTGAAGAAATAGTATCCTGA
- the truA gene encoding tRNA pseudouridine(38-40) synthase TruA: MRVALKIAYIGSAYHGLQIQPNVPTIEGKLFEALKELEVIDNPASANFVSSGRTDSGVNAMGQVVAFDTDKPNLAIPRVINSKLPNDIWAWAHAEVPDDFHPRRYARRRTYRYIVPVDDHDISLIRSASRILLGTHDFANFCVNEEGRSTIRTIEKIDVRLTGNLLKIDVEANSFLWKMVRKIVTSLMLVGSGERDTEWLEQMIQPEIFEEGLEPSAPYGLILLDVNYGKSVDWITDGYAVKRSGEKVQEYLKYHMVMAELMEQFLPREPQE, translated from the coding sequence ATGAGAGTTGCTCTCAAAATTGCCTATATCGGTTCCGCATATCACGGGCTCCAGATCCAGCCGAATGTACCTACCATAGAAGGAAAGCTTTTTGAAGCCCTTAAGGAACTTGAAGTTATTGACAATCCGGCCTCCGCGAATTTTGTCAGCTCAGGCCGCACTGATTCGGGGGTCAATGCCATGGGTCAGGTAGTAGCATTTGATACGGATAAGCCGAATCTCGCTATTCCCAGGGTAATTAATTCAAAGCTCCCAAATGATATCTGGGCGTGGGCACATGCGGAAGTCCCGGATGATTTCCATCCCCGTCGTTATGCAAGACGCAGGACATATCGTTATATTGTCCCGGTAGATGACCACGATATTTCCCTGATCAGGTCTGCTTCGCGCATTTTATTGGGGACACACGATTTTGCTAATTTTTGTGTAAATGAAGAAGGAAGAAGCACCATCAGGACAATTGAGAAAATCGATGTCAGACTTACTGGTAATCTCCTGAAAATAGATGTTGAAGCCAACAGTTTTCTCTGGAAGATGGTTCGCAAGATTGTTACCTCCCTGATGCTTGTTGGAAGTGGTGAGCGGGACACAGAATGGCTGGAACAAATGATTCAACCTGAAATTTTCGAGGAAGGGCTTGAGCCTTCAGCTCCTTATGGCCTGATTCTTCTGGATGTAAATTATGGTAAATCAGTTGATTGGATAACTGATGGTTATGCTGTCAAACGCTCCGGTGAAAAGGTTCAGGAATATCTTAAATATCACATGGTAATGGCGGAATTGATGGAGCAATTTCTCCCGAGAGAGCCACAGGAATGA
- a CDS encoding ArsR/SmtB family transcription factor: MEQDMTGDNTEKLLILPLSEESRQVTQTLSNEKALKILELLAQEPMSATSIADSLDLPLTTVKYNLDSLIEADLIQVKDTRWSRKGREIKIYEPVQKMIVVMPGTKRPDKSSVLDMLKKYLALGAGAIFAAAGIESLNGFSRQPLMGASEMRVMDESLPEMAFMANESEMGAAADVAAEEEFNITMVSPAMEEEVLEEAMIPQSDAASMSMADSVADGGTQFIPDLLSHVSVWFLIGCLSVLTILAVWEIYKRKKRIDGQK; encoded by the coding sequence ATGGAACAGGATATGACTGGAGACAATACGGAAAAATTACTGATTCTTCCCCTGAGCGAAGAGTCCCGCCAGGTTACCCAGACCCTTTCCAATGAGAAGGCATTGAAAATTCTGGAACTGCTGGCTCAGGAACCCATGTCAGCAACTTCAATTGCAGATTCTCTTGACCTGCCACTGACAACTGTCAAATACAATCTGGACAGCCTGATTGAGGCTGATCTGATTCAGGTAAAAGATACCCGATGGAGCCGCAAAGGCAGGGAAATTAAGATCTATGAGCCTGTCCAGAAAATGATTGTCGTAATGCCCGGTACCAAACGTCCGGATAAATCCAGTGTCCTCGATATGCTGAAGAAATACCTGGCTCTTGGTGCAGGTGCAATTTTCGCAGCAGCAGGAATTGAATCATTAAACGGTTTTTCCAGGCAACCTCTTATGGGGGCTTCGGAAATGCGTGTAATGGATGAATCTCTTCCCGAAATGGCTTTTATGGCAAATGAAAGCGAAATGGGTGCAGCTGCTGATGTGGCAGCTGAAGAAGAATTTAACATTACCATGGTTTCTCCTGCAATGGAAGAGGAAGTTCTTGAAGAAGCCATGATCCCTCAGAGTGATGCCGCTTCAATGTCAATGGCTGATTCTGTTGCTGATGGTGGCACACAATTCATTCCGGATCTCCTTTCCCACGTAAGTGTCTGGTTTTTGATAGGATGCCTGTCTGTACTGACAATTTTGGCAGTGTGGGAAATATATAAGAGGAAAAAGCGTATAGATGGGCAGAAGTGA